Proteins encoded in a region of the Flavobacterium sp. PMTSA4 genome:
- a CDS encoding DEAD/DEAH box helicase has product MATFEQFNLPKSLQKAVDELGLTTPTPIQEKSFSVIMSGRDVMGIAQTGTGKTFAYLLPILKQWKFIATDTPRVLILVPTRELVVQVAAEVEKLTKYMSVRTLGVYGGVNINTQKTAVYQGVDILVGTPGRVMDLALDNVIRFDSMQKLIIDEFDEILNLGFRFQVTSILTMLKNKKQSILFSATMTDDVDEMLDEYFEFPEEVSLAPSGTPLEKIEQFHYKVPNFLTKVNLVLELLQDESLERVLLFVNNKRTADLLADKIEEAYPEQFGVIHSNKSQNYRLQTMEQFQEGNLRGLVTTDVMARGLDISDISHVINIEFTEIPEKYIHRIGRTGRADKSGIAISLVAPSEEEIMIEAELLMEKEITLLPFPEQVEVVERLLDFEKDKKKMKFLMKKPKLEGGASFHEKKDKNKKVNLGGPSKTKKKTSSSVNRNILKNRAAKRKKK; this is encoded by the coding sequence ATGGCTACTTTTGAGCAATTCAATCTTCCAAAATCATTACAAAAAGCGGTTGACGAACTGGGGTTGACTACTCCTACTCCTATTCAGGAAAAATCTTTTTCGGTAATTATGTCGGGAAGAGACGTGATGGGAATTGCGCAAACGGGTACTGGGAAAACCTTTGCTTACCTGTTGCCTATTTTAAAACAATGGAAATTTATTGCTACGGATACGCCACGGGTTTTGATATTAGTACCTACCCGAGAATTGGTGGTTCAGGTAGCAGCTGAAGTAGAAAAACTAACCAAATACATGTCGGTGAGAACGCTTGGCGTTTATGGTGGTGTGAACATCAACACTCAAAAAACGGCGGTGTATCAAGGTGTTGACATTTTGGTAGGAACACCGGGACGTGTGATGGACTTGGCGCTGGACAATGTGATTCGTTTTGACAGCATGCAGAAACTTATCATTGACGAGTTTGACGAAATATTGAATTTAGGGTTTCGTTTTCAGGTTACGTCGATACTGACGATGCTGAAAAACAAAAAGCAAAGCATCTTGTTTTCGGCTACCATGACGGATGATGTGGATGAAATGTTGGACGAATACTTTGAGTTTCCTGAGGAAGTTTCTTTGGCACCCAGCGGAACTCCGTTAGAAAAAATAGAACAGTTTCATTATAAAGTGCCAAACTTTTTAACCAAAGTAAATTTGGTGTTGGAACTATTGCAAGATGAATCGTTGGAGCGTGTGTTGCTTTTTGTAAACAACAAAAGAACAGCCGATTTATTGGCAGACAAAATAGAAGAAGCCTATCCGGAGCAATTTGGTGTAATCCATTCGAACAAATCGCAAAACTACCGTTTGCAAACCATGGAACAGTTTCAGGAAGGCAACTTGAGAGGTTTAGTTACTACGGATGTTATGGCGAGAGGTTTGGATATTTCAGACATCAGTCATGTTATTAATATAGAGTTTACTGAAATTCCAGAGAAATACATTCACCGTATTGGTAGAACCGGTCGTGCGGATAAATCGGGGATTGCGATTAGTTTGGTAGCGCCAAGCGAAGAGGAAATCATGATTGAAGCCGAGCTGTTGATGGAAAAAGAAATTACTTTGCTTCCGTTTCCTGAACAGGTAGAAGTTGTTGAACGCTTGCTGGACTTTGAAAAGGATAAAAAGAAAATGAAGTTCTTGATGAAAAAGCCAAAGCTGGAAGGCGGTGCTTCATTTCATGAGAAGAAAGACAAGAACAAAAAAGTGAACCTTGGCGGACCATCGAAAACGAAAAAGAAAACAAGTTCTTCGGTGAATAGAAATATCCTTAAAAACAGAGCGGCGAAGCGGAAGAAGAAGTAG